The proteins below come from a single Acinonyx jubatus isolate Ajub_Pintada_27869175 chromosome A1, VMU_Ajub_asm_v1.0, whole genome shotgun sequence genomic window:
- the BASP1 gene encoding brain acid soluble protein 1, with product MGGKLSKKKKGYNVNDEKAKDKDKKAEGAGTEEEGTPKENEAQAAAETTEVKEGKEEKPDKDGQDAAGKPEDKEGDKDTAAAKEDAPKAEPEQTEAAAEGKPEPPKAAEPEPAAAAGDAPKAAEPEAPAEAKADDKGKEAGEPTKTEAPAAPAAQETKSDGAPASDSKPSSTEAAPSSKESPAATEAPSSTAKAQAPAAPADEVKAAEAPASSEQTVAVKE from the coding sequence ATGGGAGGCAAGCTGAGCAAGAAGAAGAAGGGGTACAATGTGAATGATGAGAAGGCCAAGGACAAAGACAAGAAGGCCGAGGGTGCAGGCACCGAAGAGGAGGGAACCCCGAAGGAGAACGAGGCCCAAGCGGCCGCCGAGACCACAGAGGTGAAGGAGGGCAAGGAGGAGAAGCCGGACAAGGATGGCCAGGACGCGGCCGGCAAGCCCGAAGACAAGGAAGGCGACAAAGACACGGCCGCGGCCAAGGAAGACGCCCCGAAGGCGGAGCCCGAGCAGACGGAGGCGGCGGCCGAGGGCAAGCCCGAGCCCCCGAAGGCCGCCGAGCCCGAGCCCGCGGCCGCGGCTGGCGACGCCCCCAAGGCCGCGGAGCCCGAGGCGCCCGCGGAGGCCAAGGCCGACGACAAGGGCAAGGAGGCCGGGGAACCCACCAAGACTGAGGCTCCCGCAGCTCCTGCCGCGCAGGAGACGAAAAGTGACGGGGCCCCGGCTTCAGACTCAAAACCCAGCAGCACCGAGGCTGCGCCGTCGTCCAAGGAGAGCCCCGCAGCCACGGAAGCACCCAGTTCCACGGCCAAGGCCCAGGCCCCCGCAGCCCCCGCGGACGAGGTCAAGGCGGCCGAGGCGCCCGCCAGCTCCGAGCAAACCGTAGCAGTCAAGGAGTAA